In the Opitutia bacterium genome, one interval contains:
- a CDS encoding TonB-dependent receptor plug domain-containing protein, whose product MNISRFGSRVLAAAGILASAPWLAAQAVPSNTTAPKEGDPVVQLSVFEVRSRRDSAYVADKSVATTGFATELSKIPLAINVVTAQFLEDTGGIGFNGVANYQAGFTTDQGGMDGGTRNSAGIDPTAGSVTGGEPLRTRIRGQPINISQRNGLPMKFGFGTENVDRVEVARGPMSVFIGGSTLGGVMNLVTAKPQFTPAYKFGVRVDSNESYQFRADLTGPIYKDKVAYRLIAQYSDDNTWRDFSNSTTFYLNPQVTWRPFDKLTTRLEYAHRDLRGNMVSNSMQSTAAYQADYDNPSQALLDLGKSRAGALAGIPYTVAEYRTRIARTFANWRLDKFTLDGRWRSLGEGESFTAGDWASGYDANHFGEHDFFSTKYDLVEGEANLMVTDWLEVRAVGRWADQHSYTTFFSNALRRYPDGSTPLLSATTTATKREEIPLTGKLEAVFTGEFLKAKHKFLAGYEAAYNQARSVNPTFNFANLAAVTASPNVTGSPASLTGSNILNYFDPRVHTVPNYESILTWADDTLAPGVTAQSYSRTYPEAGYAAYSGSFWKDRITAFGGYRNTRIQQDSWNLDRDRVRLQRFLHTDQTTTDSYTVGLVYEPLPGINLYVSQNVGTEAVPAGSLINAASGFTALVTPEERAANPVPDLEGLGREAGLKVEFFDRRLIGRVGVFELTRHNTVIIDNERTANDPRNVGTAVDPNPATQNLAQTAKVQWNRTIDGNTSAGIEVGFTWMPNRNYTMSFEASHLWTNKLTLSKPLAGTAATAQSMIDYSILNGRPLDNTPDDTVRVWQKYNFTEGKLKNLWLGLGVRYQTSVMPAASNSSWGTVLPGWTVFDAAIGHRVTVASRPVDFQLNVENVTDKLYSAGGRTWSNPRTFTFSATTRF is encoded by the coding sequence ATGAACATCTCCCGCTTTGGCTCCCGGGTTCTCGCCGCCGCCGGCATTCTCGCCAGCGCTCCCTGGCTCGCTGCGCAAGCGGTGCCGTCAAACACGACGGCGCCGAAGGAGGGCGACCCGGTTGTGCAACTTTCCGTCTTCGAGGTGCGCAGCCGTCGCGACTCGGCCTACGTGGCCGACAAATCCGTCGCCACGACGGGCTTCGCCACCGAACTTTCCAAGATCCCGCTCGCGATCAATGTCGTCACCGCGCAGTTCCTCGAGGACACGGGCGGCATCGGCTTCAACGGCGTCGCGAACTACCAGGCCGGCTTCACCACGGACCAAGGCGGCATGGACGGCGGCACGCGCAATTCGGCGGGCATCGATCCGACCGCGGGCTCCGTCACCGGTGGCGAACCGCTGCGCACCCGCATCCGCGGCCAGCCGATCAACATCAGCCAGCGCAACGGCCTGCCGATGAAGTTCGGCTTCGGCACCGAAAACGTCGACCGCGTCGAAGTCGCCCGCGGTCCCATGTCGGTGTTCATCGGCGGCTCGACCCTCGGTGGTGTCATGAATCTCGTCACCGCCAAGCCGCAGTTCACGCCAGCCTACAAGTTCGGCGTGCGCGTCGATTCCAACGAGAGCTACCAATTCCGCGCCGACCTCACGGGTCCGATCTACAAGGACAAGGTCGCCTACCGCCTGATCGCGCAATACAGCGACGACAACACGTGGCGCGACTTCAGCAACTCGACCACGTTCTACCTCAATCCGCAGGTGACATGGCGTCCGTTCGACAAGCTCACCACACGGCTCGAATACGCCCACCGCGACCTGCGCGGCAACATGGTGAGCAATTCCATGCAGTCCACCGCGGCCTACCAGGCCGACTACGACAATCCCTCGCAGGCGCTGCTCGACCTCGGCAAGAGCCGCGCCGGCGCCTTGGCCGGCATTCCCTACACCGTGGCGGAATATCGCACGCGTATCGCCCGCACCTTCGCCAACTGGCGCCTCGACAAGTTCACGCTCGATGGCCGCTGGCGCTCCCTCGGCGAGGGCGAGAGCTTCACCGCGGGCGACTGGGCGAGCGGCTACGACGCCAACCATTTCGGCGAGCACGACTTCTTCTCCACGAAATACGATCTCGTCGAAGGCGAGGCCAACTTGATGGTCACCGATTGGCTCGAAGTCCGCGCCGTCGGCCGCTGGGCCGACCAGCACAGCTACACGACCTTCTTCAGCAACGCGCTCCGCCGCTACCCGGACGGCAGCACGCCGCTCCTTTCCGCCACCACCACGGCCACCAAGCGCGAGGAGATCCCGCTCACCGGCAAGCTCGAGGCTGTGTTCACGGGAGAATTCCTGAAGGCGAAGCACAAGTTCCTCGCGGGCTACGAGGCGGCCTACAATCAGGCTCGCTCGGTCAATCCGACCTTCAACTTCGCGAACCTCGCCGCCGTCACGGCCTCGCCCAACGTCACGGGTTCGCCGGCCAGCCTCACCGGTTCGAACATCCTCAACTACTTTGACCCGCGCGTTCACACCGTGCCGAACTACGAGTCGATCCTCACCTGGGCCGACGATACCCTCGCTCCCGGCGTCACCGCCCAGAGCTACTCGCGCACCTACCCCGAGGCCGGTTACGCCGCCTACAGCGGCAGCTTCTGGAAGGACCGCATCACGGCCTTCGGCGGCTATCGCAACACGCGCATCCAGCAGGATTCCTGGAACCTCGACCGCGATCGCGTGCGCCTCCAGCGCTTCCTCCACACAGACCAGACGACCACGGATTCCTACACCGTCGGCCTCGTCTATGAACCGCTCCCCGGCATCAACCTCTATGTGAGCCAGAACGTCGGCACGGAAGCCGTGCCCGCCGGATCGCTCATCAACGCCGCTTCCGGCTTCACCGCGCTCGTCACCCCGGAGGAGCGCGCCGCCAATCCCGTGCCCGATCTCGAGGGCCTCGGTCGCGAGGCCGGTCTGAAGGTCGAGTTCTTCGACCGCCGCCTCATCGGCCGCGTCGGCGTTTTCGAACTCACCCGCCACAACACCGTCATCATCGACAACGAGCGCACGGCCAACGATCCGCGCAACGTCGGCACCGCGGTCGATCCGAATCCGGCCACGCAGAACCTCGCGCAGACCGCCAAGGTTCAGTGGAACCGCACCATCGACGGCAACACCTCCGCCGGCATCGAAGTCGGTTTCACGTGGATGCCGAATCGCAACTACACGATGAGCTTCGAGGCCAGCCACCTCTGGACGAACAAGCTCACGCTCTCCAAGCCGCTCGCCGGCACGGCCGCCACGGCGCAGTCGATGATCGACTACTCGATCCTCAACGGCCGCCCGCTGGACAATACTCCGGACGACACGGTCCGCGTCTGGCAGAAATACAACTTCACCGAGGGCAAGTTGAAGAACCTCTGGCTCGGTCTCGGCGTGCGCTATCAGACCTCCGTCATGCCGGCCGCCAGCAACTCCTCGTGGGGCACCGTGCTGCCCGGCTGGACGGTGTTCGACGCCGCGATCGGCCACCGCGTGACGGTCGCCAGCCGTCCCGTCGATTTCCAGCTCAACGTCGAGAACGTGACCGACAAGCTCTACTCCGCCGGCGGCCGCACCTGGTCGAACCCGCGCACGTTCACCTTCTCCGCGACCACGCGGTTCTGA